The nucleotide sequence GTGCCAGATGGGCGTACTAAGGAGAAGGTAAGCCAATGTTTGGAATTTACAATACTTGTTTGAAACCTAATGTGTACATTTCGTTTATAAACCCGGATATACATGTTTCCGAGTATACACTCTTAAGGGGCTTTTTAGGCCGGATAAACGGTATAAGCAAAATGTTTTATCCGAATTATGAAGTGATTAcgattccgaaccggtggtagagtcactacaaacagactgacttgacgtttcaaaagtgcttataaactgggcctacttgaaataaatgaattttgaattttttgaaattttgagcggtttatattttttcaacataACCATAGGATGTATAAACAATAATGTAATTACGAATTTAGATTTTTCTACTAAATGAAtacgttatatttaaaaaaaacatatgtttaggaaataaaaaataaaaacaagaaaactgaaaaataattGCACTTTTCGATCGACTTAAATAAAAGTACAATGTAACGCGATTATTCCGCCAATTATAAGCCGCCTTTgctgattctttttttgtttggtatgtcaTACCTCAGAGGTGGTCCGGTTTCAATTCGGATTagatctgttgaagggatcttggaaactctttaaatatatatacatttggTCAAGCGAAACTGATGTTGAAGAACACGTATTGCCACCGGAACTatacaataaaaagtattacaggggttgcgcttcgattatggtatatggttGATAAGCAATTTATGGTTgccacaataaaggagctgatgatgaagtgccgggagaactcttCAACCACTAAAGccaaaaagcaatattttgtaaaaggttatgagcagtttaTTTTGGCTATTACAATTTGGATATTTGCAAACCTACACATTTAGAATTcagaaaattactaggtactttccttgctgCTCTTTATAAGGGAATGGTATGTAAAGTACACGTATAGCTACttggtaatttttaaattttatttgacatagaatatatacaacgtgtaaatgaaaccgaaatattacttcaattgctttagaggtacatcaCTTACTGTCTCTCATTCTTGTCGGTGGAACCAAAACGCTCATAGttcttactaaaataaatcagatacagccctaacatcacatgcaaaattaaaatcaagtgactcctgtcactttattaggagcataggtactatgcgcgtgtcggtcttttctcttcaatagggttgtcatacgtaaaaaattgttcttttgatttaatatttccttataaaatatccTTATGAAAAGTGCCCTActacagtatttcgtaattcataTACATGTTGTATATTTCTTGCTTCTAAGCGTTTAACAAAGGcggtttttttgtcaaaaaatgtattttataagtaactaaacattaaataaacgGTAATATAACACACTAGAATGTTTTGATGATaacaattcttaaaaaaaaaactcaaatttttGATCCGGCGTTTATCATGTTGCCATTACGGTTATTCTGTGTTAGCCTTAAAGGTTAATAAcctataattttagtatttaattttaagtacctattataACTAAGTTCTGAAAAACTCACTATAAAGTTCCTGCTTTATAACGATTAAATAAGGTTTAACTTTGCGAATAATCAATGTCATTTCTTTCTAATTTTGTATTACTGttccaattttataatttttttatcttctataCATATATCATCTGCTTTatatgttattgtattattattggttTCCAGAGGCTCTGGTTTGATTCTACTTTGTGTATTAACTAGCTCAGTTTTAGGAAAGGCTGCGTAAGCGTACTTAAAGTTTATTTGCTCTTCACCATTCTGTATGTTTACATTATGCGGGTCCCTTTTGATAGCTGCCAGTGGTtctaattttatctttttttttgggTTGGAGTGCTCAACTTCATTCTTATAGAAATATTCTTCTCGCTTTAGGCTTTCGCTTGGTTCTAATTTAAGCCTACGTTTTACAGTATTGCTTGTGTCATGGGAATCTAATTTCAATATCTCCTCTGGACTCGTAATTGGGGAATAAAGTGtgttcaatttaggtgtagccAATAACTTTTTTTCCATATTATCAAGAACTAAAGTATCGATAGAATTTAAAGATGGGCTTCTTGTTGCGCggttataaatgttatttttgaccAAGTTATCGTTTTCAGGGGCCTGTTTTCTAGGTAGAAGCTTCCATTCTTCATCTGAATCCTTCATCCTctgtaaacatttaattaatttatttattttattgtattattatttgtgcGAGTAAGACACAGCCAATTCTGTGTTATTTCTCGTATGGTGTGGCAAGTTTATCAATTAAacaacagcctataacagtcctaACCTGAAGGCCTCTTCAATGGGATGGTTTGACATCCCAGCAAGCTTTTCACCAAACTAAATACAGTTCACACTACCCCTCCCCATCCCGCGGTTGTTGGGCGTAGCCACTAAGAAAATACAACATAGAACGGGAAGCGGCGTCTTTTGTGCTACTATTACCATGCTCTACGACCAGCCCTTCGTCATTATGTGCAAACCCACCCGTTGGCGAAGGCCTTTACTCTAGCAGTTGGATATTGAGTCTGTTgttggctattgatgatgatgatcatccTCCATTTTAGCGTAATCGAGTTCAGAGAGCCTTTTAGTATTAGCTAGATATAGATAAACAAAACCTTTCGAGTGGACTCCAATAAAGTGTCAACTTCATCGTCCGTGCACGAACTTATATCTTCGTACTGTAAACCGTCGTATTCCTCATCGCTTAATGTAATTATGGATGCAGTCGACTTGCTGTCGTTTTTGGCAATACTTTTagattcctaaaaaaaaatacctctcAATATTAACCTTGACAAGAATCGAACTCCTGAAACTTatcaattcatttattatatttttcttatttgtgcaattttgtttatgtatttgtatttagttatttgaatgtaggattataataattttacaccacttGTCCGCTcccgctcatcttgtcctaatccaaaggttgcctggcagagatcgctactaagcgataaggccgccttttgtattcgacttttgtctttgtatttctattgttcttttttttcctaacttcatagtggtgtacaaattaagagttaaataaaaataataaataaaaattcataactttatttattgtaataaaccttaaatgcaaggtactttggataagtaataattttacttgtATACATATTcaagtcgtcatcatcatcatatgaacccattaccggcccactacggggcacagatctcctcccacaatgagaaggggttgaggccacgcttgcccagtgcagattggtgggtgGGTCTtctgataacattatggagaactctcaggcacgcaggtttccttactatgttttccttcactgttgaagctactgacattttaattgcttaaaacgcacaaaacttagaaaagttagagatgcgtactTGGATTTAAACTTAGCCTCCCGAcaatgaagtcgaagtccacCTTGaagggttatcaccgcttcaaggaCTACAAGAAAATTTGCTAGTAAAGGTTGTACACTAAACCATTTGACGACTTCAATGGTTCAGCGGTGAACGGGTAGCGTAGAGggacgggttcgattcccggcgagAAAAATTTtgggaattattaatttctgaattttctttgcttTGATCTTGTTGGTAGCTTTGGCATTttggctaccgacaaagacgtgccggagATCGGTCCCTCTGTAAAGGGAAGCcaaagccctaaccactaggccatcaccgcttATAATGCTTACACATATATAATCACAGTTCCAAAATGAGTTAAGAATCTACGAACCtgtttagaattatttttattatgtcgtTTGTTGCACTGCTTTGTTTTAGATTTGATATCTCTTCTGCAGCTGTCCCTTAAGCAACGGGGAACTATTCTATCTTTCAACTGTGCACGGAAAATAGGATATTTCTCATTTTGATTAATCTTTTGTTGCACGTCCTTCACAGGCTGAGTCACACACCGGATTTCAATTTTTAGACTTTCCTTGCTTTTTTTCACTGTTCGAGTTAAAACGAGTCTTTCACTCATGTCTTTATATTTAAGAAGTATTACTTTCCTTGTATACTTTTTACGTTTTTTGTCCTTACTGTTCATTGCGaatgtcttttattttaaactttgtaaaaaATAGAAGTTACGAATCAATCACTAAAACAAACAACAGTCTACCCTCTTACGAAAAAGAAAACAAGTAGGTTTTACTACCTACCCACTCGCCTAACTAATTTATTACATTCAGATTGTTTTGTTTGGTATTAGGTAAAGCcttatatttaagtacctacgcgtattataaaatatttatgtattctttCTCACCTCATTTCAAactgtttaaaattttcaagtGTTACTGATGCGCAAAAACAATACtttatagaacaaaaaaaaacatacgagAATCATGCAATATGGTACCTTATCGATATTCAATACAATAGTAGTTTGTGAGGATACAATAAACAACAGATGCGCAAATCCAAATCCAAAACAAGAGCTGTTCTTGGCCTACACCATAACATTGAGTCCGGTTTCAATCGTCAAATAATTTATAGCTGAGGAATGAATTTGATTTATATACCATCACATTCCTCACTTAGGCTTTCTTAAATAAGATCAAATGAACTTTGTGAAGGTCGACCATTTTTATATGAGTAGCTTCATTTAAAAAGCATACCTAATCAAAAAAGTCAAACAGTAATACGTGAAAGATGcactaatgttttatttaaactcactgatatgcgtataaaaatatgtacctaatgGTGCTCGTTAACCACACTTGTTTGTTGAGACTGtgaatgaatattaataaatacctaagtAAGTTTCTAACAACGGAAAGTGTATTATTACACAATACAGcaaaattattgttaacaaaGAGCTTACTCGGCCACTCGTGCAATAGATAAAAGTGCAAGCAAAGGACGGTATTTTAGGGTTCTGTAGCCAAACAAGGAATAATAGCTTCGACATTTCATTAAGTCTAACACAGCCACATCAATTTTGTCTAAACATATACCTAAATTATAGTAATGTCTGTTCAATTTCATAGTGTCGCGTCGGTACACCGGTAGGAGAATTGGGAATTTTACATTTATGCTTTTGTTATTATTGCTTTTAATGTGAGtacttttcctattttattcatatgtttattataataaatacgaatataaataataaatactagtaaaaggaaattttaaatgataaaaaggaGTAGATAAACGAAtgtaaaataaacacaatttttcaTCACGCGAAGTGTTCGGatcattgtttaatttattataaaaaggtacaagaaacctttttataataaactagttgTCCCGGCCAACTTCGTATCGCGgataattgttttcttttatgaatgttatattttaatacttattatcccatTCCGGTctgaatccaaaaaatcaaatatcatcaaaattggtccagccgttcttgagttataaatggtgtaactaacacaactttctttgaAATATATAGATGATCGTCGGATCCTtcattataaataggtacataacgTTCTGAATCCAAACTAAAATAGGTATCGATACCTACCTAGATACAACATCAAGTACAACAAAGGCGACTATTTCTAAGCAAATGGAATATATCTAGAAATGCATGTTAATCCATTTTTTTCTAAGATAGGGAAATTTAAGTTTAGAGCTTAGGCTCCTTTAAAAAACGTTGGTATCCATtaagaaagaaattaaaatctaaCCGTAAAGGTGTTGAACTCAATCTCCTCTTTTTGCAATTGCGGATTAAAATCtacatagttttaaaataaaatacccttTCATTAGTTTTTTCATAAAcaaagtatgaaaaaaaaataggtatcaCATATTGTACTCGTTTGAAGGCATGGGCAAACGCAAATTCAGTAATGTATTGAAACGATTTAAAAGAAGGTTATATAGGTTATTGGTATTTGTTGTGTGTTGGCTGGGGTACCTAATAGGTGACTGTGaaagccagttttttttttataagatggGAAGGAAGAGCTGTTGCTGCTTTCCCCGTTACGTGGCAACATCATATAGCCTTTTTTTTCTATGATATGCTTGTTCTTTAATAATTGAGCGCCTTGTAATGCAGCTTACGAAATCCACCTACAAGTTTCTATGTCCTCGTACAACGTCACGTCTTCTTCAAACTTCAATGCAGACAGACGTTGTTTTGGTTTTGACCTTTCTTTTTACAACCGACTGCCTGCTTTACTTTACCCACTTTGGGCATATATAATCACACTTACACTACCGCCAGATTCAGAAATAGCTGCAATAGCttccttttacttttttttttattacacagcGCCAGTTGTACTTTGCAAGTTGCGTGCAGAGATACTGATAACAGGTTACCACTCAAATGACAGTTCATTAAATCCGTACCTTGAATCGTGCATCATCATAACGGCACGTTCAATCAGATGGTTTAGGTAGTACCTATTGCGTTGGTGGTGCCACGGAGTGAATCTCAACCAGTCgaaatagattttttgtaatatttttttttagttttatttagccATTACTTTGAAGTTAGGTAGATATACTAATTTTTTCCAAATTTCCTGAGCTCCTTAAATTTGTGAACTTCTCACATTGTTAGTTAGGTATACGGGTTGCAATTTCTGTAtagcttcaataatattatgttgatgCTTATAATAGGGCTATACAGGGGGATGGCATATGTTTGATTCCGGAAATCCGGAATAAAAAAAGGCTTCTTGGCTTGAACATTGTATGAAAGTATTTacctagttatatatatgttttaaggtATGTAGGGTAAAATGTTTATACCTTCCTTAAAGGACAGGTGGACAGGCCCGTGGACAGGCCCAGGATTTGGCGGCGTGTCACATGTTTatgtaatcaaaaaaaaatgtctggtTTCttcatgtttatttgttttttatcaacatttcttttACTCTGCCATTAAAAACTCAATTAATTGACTAAATTACAACCGCTAATCTACAAAATAGAACCTAAATGTTGCCAGATATCGGAGCTGTAtttcaatcaattatttattagaaatcgaTTCAAAAAGTGCGAtactttttgattaattaaaatgattacctacatttattcaaacttcaaaataataataaaatatctaactaCTTGGTTGAACGAATAACGTGAAAATAGCTTAATAATTACGTACGCTTGAATAATGCAACAATGAATACTCATTAcgatattatttcataataaaaacgaCTTCAAAAATCGAgtgttaaaaaagttatatctaGCAACACCATTTATATAccatatatgtttatatcatagataataataagataaaaccTCAATTTCAACAACCTAAAAAAAGATTTCTCTTAAACCTGggtgaataaattaaaatagcttgcagaattttgaaagataattgtttttctacgtaataaaattaaaaccaccGTGACATAACATAATGTCATTAGGGGCCCAAAGCTCCTAAGAAAATAGGCAATCTTCTCAGCGAAAGTATGCTGACGTGgggttttaaatactttttattttacttgttacAGCCAAAAGCTGCTCAGCCGCCGCAAGTCAAGGCCACAGCCACAGTTGCCACGCCTCCGATTGCAACCAACTCTGCCAACCTAAACGACGAAATCGTCAAACAGGGAGACTTAGTTCGATCACTCAAGTCCGCTAAGGCCGATAAGGCCAAGGTTGATGTAGCGGTCAAGGGATTGTTGGACCTCAAAGCCAAGTATAAAGCAGAGACTGGACAGGTTGGTATATTCtatgttaaaattaaacatatgtTGCCTGTACTCTAATTTcgaatgatgaatgaataatttgaatttaaagaaGATGATATATTCGAGTACAAACGCAAACTAGTTTTGTGCAATGAACATCGAGTgaatgcacgtttcgctccaacacagaggatgctccggtcctctggagatgttgacttaataAAGTTAGCACAACTGCTTTTTCGCGGAGtgcagcaaattaagctttatgcTCATTGTATATAATCGAATTCCGCAAAACAGCGCctgcttcttttttttattatttaaaactaatgaAACGATTACCACGTgtagtctattttttctttgtgtggtaactagccgggGACTAAACCTCCcacaagataaaattttaaagattattgGTTAGCAAATACCCCGTACACTAAACGACAAAGAAAAACGAATGAAACGATAACGACGTGCAGTctattttttgaaaactaataGTCAAATTGtttcaagaaattaaaaatattaatagtacaGAACGCTCAAGAGTCAAGAGCAGTTCAAGAGTCGCGCTTGacctattttttattgatttcacGTATATTCTAAGGACTCTTAATTGGTCGGTATACCGTATACTTACCGTACTTTGATCgtgtattatgtataaaaaatgtcgttataattttttatcaaaatcagCCCATGAACATCCCGTTACCCGGCACTTACCTCCTTTCTCAGTTAGAGAGGGCTATAGAGCATGGATTTAAAACCCTGCTCTTGTGTGTGGGGTGGGCAATCGTTATAATTATCACATATTTGTGATATTAACCAGTAGGGGTTTAAGGTTCTCTCCGTGTCCGAAATTGGCGGTGTTGTTGCCTGTACTGACAATCGTTAACAGATAAACTCAACATCATTGACCCGGGAACCAAACCCAGAACGCCGCGTAGATATCAgtatcgacttcactttagggagcccaagttcgaatccgagcacgcacctctaacttctctaagttatgcgcgtttctggtaaatataatatcacttgcttcaacggtgaaggaaaacatcataaggaaacgtgcatgcctgagagttttgcataatgtgctcaaaggtgtgcggagtcc is from Pararge aegeria chromosome 19, ilParAegt1.1, whole genome shotgun sequence and encodes:
- the LOC120632029 gene encoding uncharacterized protein LOC120632029, encoding MNSKDKKRKKYTRKVILLKYKDMSERLVLTRTVKKSKESLKIEIRCVTQPVKDVQQKINQNEKYPIFRAQLKDRIVPRCLRDSCRRDIKSKTKQCNKRHNKNNSKQESKSIAKNDSKSTASIITLSDEEYDGLQYEDISSCTDDEVDTLLESTRKRMKDSDEEWKLLPRKQAPENDNLVKNNIYNRATRSPSLNSIDTLVLDNMEKKLLATPKLNTLYSPITSPEEILKLDSHDTSNTVKRRLKLEPSESLKREEYFYKNEVEHSNPKKKIKLEPLAAIKRDPHNVNIQNGEEQINFKYAYAAFPKTELVNTQSRIKPEPLETNNNTITYKADDICIEDKKIIKLEQ